TGATtctacttttcttcctttctcttgttctcttctctctttctttctttcttaccccACATCCAATCTGCAGCAAGTTCTGTTTTcctacatttataaatatatccagaatctgaCAACCATTTGTTTCCCACTGCTACCACTCTAGCCAAACCAGCATCACTTTCACCCAGATCTTCCTAAGTGCTAAATTTGCTTCCGTTCTTATAATTCTACAATCTATTCTGAATAtagcagccagagtgatcctcTTAGGCAAGCAACATCACAACAGTTATTTCTCACTCTCAAGAATAAAAGCTTTATAATGGCCTATAAAACCTAGACacgcctgactgggtggtggcgcagtggatagagcctcggactgggatgcagaagacccaggttcgagaccccgagcttgtcagcttgagtgagggctcatctggtttgagcaaaagctcaccagcttggattcaaggtcactggctcgagcaaggggttactcggtctgctgaaggcccgcggtcaaggcacatatgagaaggcaatcaatgaacaattaaggtgttgcactgcgcaacgaaaaactaataattgatgcttctcatctctccgttcctgtctgtctgtccctgtctatccctctctctgacattgtctctgtaaaaaaacaaaacaaaacaaaaataaccgaGACGCCTTATTACCATTCTCAGCTTATTTCCCTCCAGCCATCATGGCTTACTTCCTTGACTTTGCTAAGAATATTGTACGGTAGAACCACAATTAAACTCTACTGTCCTGAACCCTAATATAGTAGTCTATTCACAAGACTATGGTGAAGGATAGACTCTAAgatcaaacaacttttttttttgttttttaccttgcATGAATCTTGAGATTGCTAGAAGTTGCAAATTGTAAATTGCACACATCACATTTATAGGGTTTTTCCTCACCATGATGCATTCGACTATGGAAGACTAGCTGGCATTTCTGAGCAAATCCTTTATCACACAATTCACATTTGTACGGCTTCTcacctaaaagtaaataaaatctatatttaggaaaaagtattgttttaattatttaagtcATAAAAGCTTTCAAGAGTCTATCAACAATACTAGTTTCAGTATTCAGAAAATGTTAATTGCTAGAAGTAAAAAGAATAGGAGCTCTCCTTCCAGATTGACTCCTGAAAATACCAGTAGAGTTAAAAGAAATTAGtgtttcttaattcataataaaaaaaagtgatcagTGAGAGAAATATATAATGCATCTTCAAAAGTAAAAATCTAAGTATACCAATAAAGGTAAATGCAGAAGCTGAGAAAGGAATATTGCATAATGCTAAAAGATGTTCAGAGGTTGACAAAGTCTTAGAAGCAGGTGGTGAGATGTGTTGGCAAAATCTCAGAATTGGCCTGAGTTGTAATTCCTTTATTCTCTTTAtccattttaatatctttttgttaAATACCTAAATTTATGCTTATTTTAACTATGAGGGGAAATGGTATAAAGAGCTCAAGTATTACAGCTACGAGGGACagttataataaaacaaatagccATTAAACACTTGCTCACAATTACGAAGAAATTTTCAATAGTTTAGCATGctaaatacttttataaatacaAGTATCTATCAAATTTTGGCCACAAGTAGTTAATACTGTATATTAAAAGATTCActataaaaagtattatttcagTCACAGTATAAAAGGAGCTGTATCTCCCACAAAACCAGTCTTACCTGTATGAGTTCTTACATGTGTTTTCAGCTGATTACACTGGGTAAATGCCTTTCCACACAAGTGGCAAACATAAGGTTTGACTCCTTTATGTATCCTCATGTGCCTTCTCAAGCTGCTGGCTTCTGAAAACACTTTCCCACATGTGTTACACATAGGCTTGGCCTTGGAATACCTCTGATCCAGCTCTTCCCCAGAGCTCTCCAGTTCATAAGAGTTCTTGACACTATCTATATTAGACATAGAGTGTTCTTTGAGAGCACAGTTTGGCTGTGATTTTCCACGTTTCCGTTTCACTGTCACAGTTTGCACAATATCTTGTGCTGGAAAAGTATTTTCCACAACTGATGTCAACTCGAGTTCTGAATTATCATTTCTTTGTGCAACCTGTTCTATTACAGGTGTGGATAATTTATTTGCATCTAGGAATAATTCAACAGATGCATTCTCTAAAATGTCGCTAGGATATTGCACTGTTTTATTCTGCCCTGTTTTCTGGGAGTTGAAGGCCTTCTTCTTTTTAGTTTGAGATGTCTTCTTTGCTAAAGCCCCTTGTTTAGAATTTGCCTGAACTACAGCTGTAGACATTTCTGACTTCTCTCGATTGTTATAATCTCGTAGAGTAAGAAGACAAGTCTGTTGATTCAATTCAATATTTCCAGTAATACTAGATATCTCTGTAGAAGAGGGATTAGCAATAAAAGCAAAATCTTCcatctttattttacatttagtgACCACCTCTTCCACTTTGAGATAGTCAGCAGCCTGATGAATTTCTTTAACATTCCAACTGTAAGGAAACAAGGCTAAATGACAATATTCTGATCAAAGGAAAACTGTTTTTGAAACAGAGCTGCACatatatttcaatgtcttttaaaGACCTAATGAAGCAGAATGCTACGAAAGGCACAAAGAGAACAAATctataaaattcattcattcactcagagTAATGTTTAGACAAAATCTCTAGCTTTACAGAACGAAAAGATAATGATTATTCAAAGCTATCTATGTatcactacagaaaaaaaaaagcattaaattttCTACccgtttaaaaaaacaaaaaaacacttggaACATAAAAGTAACTGTTGGCAACTTCCTGCCTCCTTCCATTCATCCCAAGACCTTTTCAGCTAGCAACTAACTTTTCTGGATAGACAATAGGGTCCTATTACCTTCCTCAGCTCTCTTCCTTCTAAAAGGGACTTTAATGgtgcttttcaaattttcttttgcatgtgaatcaCCAAAGGAACTTATTAAATGTAGATTCAGATTCAGTAGGTCTGTGGTGGGGCCTgcgagtctgcatttctaacacacTCCTGGGGATGGCCAATGCTGCTGGTCCATCGATCACAATGGGAGGAACAGGTTTTAGAATGTGGTTCCTTTTGTAAGTCTTCTACTTTGTATGAATGTGTGATACCAACACAAGTTAGCTAGAGAGGTTGTCATACTAGGATTATATACAAAAGTTAAGTTACTCTGTTCAACATTCCAGTCCACATTTATTGAGCAACCACCGTGTGTGGTACTAACAGGGCTATTAAGAAATATCAGTTTCTTCCCTCCAAAAGTTTACAATGTAGTAAAAGGTTGTTAGATTATTCTAGTACTGGCTCTGAAATTATTAACTGAGTTAATTCAAGTTAAGTTAGTACCTTTGGGTACTTCaattttctcagctgtaaaatcAGAACTGAGTTGGTATTAACACTAAAAATGTGAaccttttaattatttgaggagaCAACAAACACACATCCCTACCCACCTTCCTCAAGTAACCTTTCTACTTGCCATTTTCCCCAAATATTATTTaagtctccaggaaaaaaaataactcttttcCCTATTCATTACATGTGTGAGCCAGAAAAGGGTTTTAATCATAGccaataatataaatatagcaCTCTTAATacatctttcttttattaaaaaaaagtaaaatttgaaatgCTGTAATACCTAGTGTCATGAAACTCTCAAATCACTAAAAGTATACGTACTACAGCATATACATATCTCTACCCATTTTCTCATAACCTAATTAAGCCTGCTTTGCTTCAGGTGCCACTGGTATGTTTTGGAAATTATTGCATTACAACAGCTTTTAAAAACTTGTCCTTTATTAGATACATAATCATTTTTCAGCTGATTATAAACTAGAGTTATAGGCTAGTTTGGAAACCTAGTAACCAGTTTAAGGAACATTTTACTCTCTGGGAAAATCCATTCTAAGTTCCTAAACATACTTACTATAAATACACTTTTGGAACATAATCTGTTTGCAAATTCAGACTTTCccttaaataagaaaacaacactTAAGATATTCTTATGGCTCTTGGCTATAATTCCGGAATGTGTATAATCAGTAATCTTTATACTCAAGGTAATTCTTTATTTGCAAAGACACAACACAAATGCCCCAGATACAAATATAAGCTTATTCATCTTTTATAATGAACTGTTTTTTCCATATGTATAGCACTGTCATTCTCTAAAAACATGACGTTTCTTCTTAAGCATTTCTACTGATGTTACATAATCTATTATTAAGTTACAATAAATGAGAGACACCACTAAAATGAAAGCCAAATTTACTCTATTACTTTTTATACTGTGGTCTCATATTATAATTGTGCTTACTGCTCCATAAAATGAAACACCAAACAGATAACAACAAGGTCAGAAAGTCTTTGTGACCAATATGAAGTAGCACTAAGTCACACTAAAACATCAATACATACAAattcatataaattatttatctCTTTCACAGGCAGCCTGTAATCTCAATTACCATTAAGAGAACCAATCAATATTTGTTCATGTCAACAACTGATGTGCTTTTGCTTAAAAGCATGAAGTTTCAGTGCTTGAAATTTTGCTTTCACTTTTTGAACAGTCATTGAAAGTCATTTAATTACATATTGCAGGTATCTGGCTAAATGCTTTTTATGAGTAGTTCATTCAATCCTCAGAACATGCCTATGAAATCTACTGTAATCCCCATTTTGCATACAAGTGAAGGATCAAAGGTCCAAAGCAATAACTTTTCTCCGTTATTCTGAGTTTCTTTTATCATTAAATTATACAGACTTTCTATTTTTGGTAAAGTCTTCTTTTACATTTGTGGCTGGGCTCAAACAATTGGCTCCCCGGAAAAGATATGTACCAAAAAAGATTGAGCAAAACATCTGGCTCTTCTTCACACTGGTTCTTTGCATGAGAGTGCAAAGTCAGATGCTCTTCAGTGTATTCAGATCAACTCAAGATTTTGTCAGCAAAgttaagtgagaaagagaaaatgttaaatttgAAGAGCAATAAAAATTCACTGGTTTGTAtggttattttatattaaatattctaaattttaatcAGAGGCTCTTGTGGAGTCAATTATTTAGCAAATTTTACTAACTTATCATGAGATTAAAATGTGACACTGCTGTTCATTTATTAAACTTAAACAGAACTGATTTAAAGATTTCATTacaccaacatttaaaaaataattcccaaagagcatgaatgtttctttttcaaaagtaTTAAGGAACATCATGATTCTAGTTTTTTGAACAGGTttatttccaggccctggctgggtactaagttggttagaacattgtcctgatatgccaatgtTGTAGGTTCGACTGGGGgtatggcacatacaagaatcaaccaatgaatgcataagtaagtagaacaacaaaccaatgttgctctctcttcttcctccacacccctttcctctctttctaagtgaacaacaaaaaataaagaggtgTATTTCCATGATAAGCTGCGAtatgaaagggaaggaaagatttTGCTTAATGTGTGTATGTGCTTTTATCTATAGACATCATctggaaaagaatgaaagaatatttttcaaGATGTTAATGGTAATTATCAGTGAATGGCAGAATCAGTTGTTTCATTCTACCTTTTCTCcaagaaatgttaaattaaagagggagaggagggtagAGAAGAGAAAATCAAGGAAAGCAATGTTCACTGGGAGATGGGCCTTCAAGTAAATCTTTAATCTTTATAGTAACACCAAGGCAGTTATTACCATCTAATTTTCACCAGTGGGAATACTGAGACCTAGAGAGACTGCATCTTGCTCAGGGACATAGGGACTTGCAGGCAAGATCTAATTCTAAAGCCGATAATCTATGTCACACTTTCAGAAGAGATAGAAGAAAGATGATCAAGGTGATTTGGATTCTCTTTCCTTTAATCTGCTCCACCTTTCCCCCCATAAACTAATAAATGTATTGGTATTAAGCTAATTATATAGATCATTATGTTCTGAAGTCACAGTGCCTACATTATCGAAGTCCTCAGTACTTACTTGTTAGTGCAGTGATAGCATTAAGCATATCAGAAAACTGTTTAGCACCTTCGACCTAACTCAAGCATCAGTATTGATAActttatagaaattatatttcaatgaaGTTATTTTCCTGAAGCAATATCATGAAGAGGTCCTGCACATTGCTATTTGTAGTTGGAAATGGGAGtacttctaaaccaggggtagtcaacctttttatacctaccgcccacttttgtatcactgttagtagtaaaattttctaaccgcccactggttcgacagtcatggtgatttataaagtagggaagtaactttactttttaaaatttataaagcagagttatagcaagttaaagcatataacaataattacttaccaagtactttatgtcagatttttgctgtttggcagaataaatctttataaaataacttattataattaaatctatctttttatttatactttggttgctctgctaccgcccaccatgaaagctggaacgcccactagtgggcggtagggaccatgtTGACCACCACTGTGCTAGATGAACAGAggttctcccttctttctccatcTATACTCCTTCGCCCCAAACACCTTAAGAGGTAGGGGATAGAAAGTGAGGGATAAGGAAGACCAGAGGAACATGAAAACCAAAAAGCAAGGTGAAACTAGAATTCACTTAGAATGCATTGTTTGATTCTCCAGTTTACATACTGAAACCATAGGCTTATTTCAGTAGTTAAGTCAAATGTGTCAGAAACAAGGTTTTACTCATATTAACATCTGTACTTTTTGTGCTTAAAAATatagtctggcctgaccaggtggcgcagtggatagagcgtcggactgggatgcggaaggacccaggttcgagaccctgaggtcgccagcttgagagcgggctcatctggcttgagcaaagagctcaccagcttggacccaaggtcgctggctccagcagggggttactcggtctgctgaaggcccacggtcaaggcacatatgagaaagcaatcaatgaacaactaagaagtcgcaacgcgcaatgagaaactgatgattgatgcttctcatctctctccgttcctgtctgtctgtccctatctctgcctctgtaaaaaaaaaaaaaaaaaaaaaaaaatatatatatatatatatatatatattctgaaccctagcctgttggctcagtggtagagcatcggcctggcatgcaggagtcccgggttcaattcccaggcagggcacacaggagaagcgcccatctgcttctccatccctccccctctccttcctctctgtctctctcttcttctcccgcagccgaggctccattggagcaaagttggcctgggcgctgaggatggctccatggcctctgcctcaggtgctggaatggccctggttgcaacagagcaacgccccagatgggcagagcatcgccccctggtgggcgtgccaggtggatcttggtcggatgcatgcgggagtctgtctgactgcttccccgtttccaacttcagaaaaatacaaaaatacatatatatagtctGTTCATCAAAATCAATGATACTGActtatttcaaaaacaaacaaacaaaataacaacattGTGCACACCAATATCTGAAGACTCCAAGTTCAGGAACTGTAAAAAATACAAATCCACCTTAGCTCTTATGACTATTGATAAGcattataaaggaaataaaatgtgtaCTTACCTGTCAAGGTTTAAGGTTCCTGTGTATATAAACTCCAACAGTTTCTTAAATCCATCTGCCTTCACCTGACTCTGATCAAGAAAGACATTGTTCTCAGAAGTGCTTCTGTAGATCGCACCAAAATACTCACTAAATGAGGCAAGCACATTCCTATGAGCTTTAAACTGGAATTCCCCAATCACTATGGTGCAGTCACAAAGAAAACCTGCTTCCCGTTGTTTGTTCAGTCTCTCTAAAAGGTGCTCACAGTGGTGCGAATACTGCATTTTGATACCAGAATGGAATTTTACCCTTGttctaaaagacaaaaagaaatagtaaattagTAATCCTAAATTTTCATCAAACGTTTCACCCAAGCAGTTGGTAATGGAAGAAGAGACATAGAACAGGAATAAAGCCAGTTCCCATGTTATGCTGCCCCACCACCACAAGTTTTTTTATCAAACAGATCTGGTAAAAATGctgaaggggcctgacctgtgatggttcagtggataaagcgacgacctggCATGCTGAAGTTGAGGGTTCGAAACAGGATTGCCCGTTCAAGCCCCATACGAAaaacaactactacgagttgatgcttcctgctcctcttccccaccctctctctctcctctaaaatcaataaaaatcttttttttttaatgcttaaggGATAAGTCCTTTCTACCTTTGTTTCATTTTAGCCAACTAACACAATCCTCTGGACACAGTAATAAGTAACAGTGAGTGAAAACACTTGCACAAGCTGAAGAAAAACAGCACCACAAAATTGCTCGCTTTCGCAACAACTGAACCTTCAGACTTTCAAGCTCAAGACATACGTTGGTTAAGGAGAAAGAGAACAATTCAGAAATGACTTCTGGGGATAAATGAGGAAAAGACAGGGTACAAGTTGTTTAAAACTGCTCTCAAATCACCGAAACCTGTTAGCATCCGAGTGCACACAGTTGCTTCCAAGCGCGAGGCGCGAGTCCTCGGGGTGCGACGCCAGACCCGGGCCGGAGCAGTCACAGGTTCCGTCCCTCCGCCGACTCCCTCAAGGTGGCAACTGGGTGACAACCGCCGCCGGTCTCTCCCCGCTCTGTCACCCCGTCCTTCGCCCGGCTCCCACTCCCCCAAATTACCACAGCAGAAGTTGCAGCCAAGGCCGACACTGGGCTGCCTCGCCCAAGATTCGCACTTTGACAAATCTCATCCCCACCTGAGTTGGAACTCCAAGATGCCTGCCCCGCAGGGACCCAGGGTCTGGAGAGAGCGGACAGTGAGCTGGGGCGGGGGCTGGTGACGAGAGAACTCACCTACAGCCACCCAACAGGGACCAAGCTCCCTTCACCCTCTCCCCGCCATCTTGGGAGAACGTCACCACGCCACGCTCCGCCTCGCCCTGCGTCCTCCCCGGCAGGGTCACGTCCGGGTCGGGCGTCCCCTGGCCACTCCGGCGGCTCTAGGACCGTGGAGGTCCAGTGCCGGCCTGGGCCGAACTGGCTGGCCCGCCAAGTACccctcacacacgcacacacgcctAACGTGCCAGGGTTCCCCCAAGAGAGTGAGCGTCAAAAATAGACCTCAGGGCTCGCTCACAGCACCCGCCTGTTTCCCTCATTCTCAGCGTTCTGATCGGCCGACAGTTGGCGTCTCGTGATCCTCCTGCATTTAGACCGAGGCCTGGCAGAGATGCACCGTAGGCCTCTTTCCGTAAGCCACGCTGCGCACTGCATGCTGGGGCTTGTAGGTGCTTGTCTTCTCCCAtcatccttcccttcctctggaacagctgctttgtgtactgggCTCTCGGCCCTGGAGAACTCTTGAGCCGAGACGGATCATCCCTTTTCAATTTACATAACCGAAAGCTGTTGGGAAcccctgggttttgtttttgtttgcatcAGCCAACTGAGCCCAGTTTCCAGGACACCCTTATCTAGAGACAAGTCTGATGCACGAAAACGGAGCAAAGCGGTAGGGCACACTGCGTATGTGCAACATTGGAGGAAGATGGGCGTTATACCGGAAAAGGTTCTGAATCTGGGctggaaataattttaatatagttattTACATCGAATTCAGGCTTTGTGTGGTGAAGGAAAGGGATGCCAGTTTGTATAACATACAAAAAGTGCAGAAACAATAAGATAGGTCATGTTACCGTAGATTATTCTCTAGAACCCACGGACATCATAAATCTCAGAAAACCAAAACTTAcacatttttgttaaaagttgTGTCAGGACCATAGGAAATTTACTCGCAGCTTTATTTTAAAGGACATTTTCAACTAGAATTTAATTGTGTCTTCTCTCCTAGTATTTTTTCCAACCAGGTTCTGTTGGCTGTTTTTATAAGTTAGTTCTGTCTACTCAGAATCATATTTGTGCATAAAACCACAACTGTTATGTTTATAAGCAAAATAATTGAGGctgattttcttgtttttgttactGAACTCAAGAGGTTCACCACCTGGGGTGCTGCATTAAAAAAGGAGAGGTGGTTATTGcaaggtagttttatttatttgcagcAAGAAAAAGATGGGGTTCGTAGCAAAGCTCTGTTTCCCATAACGGAGGCTTAGCCCTTGCTTATATTCACTATTTGGTCAAGTGCACATTTCTTTGCAATTGGCTACACTTAACTAGTTAAGTTCCTGCCAAGCTCATCCTATTTACACCTGGTATgtaaaatattgttatattttaaaatttagcaagAGTAACTAACATTTAGTGAGTGATCCAAACCTGGAGACCCTTGTCCCATCTAACCTAACAATTTTATCTTTCGGAGtatacttttctttctgattacttttatttttgtcagaaCCCTTTTTGATGATTTATTAATTCAGGAATTGTTATGAGTCTCTCCTAGGTGCCAAGCATGACACAAAGTACATAGAATAAGAATAAAGCACGGTCTCTGACgtttagaaaaaaatctaatcttCAAGAAAAGTAATAGAAAACCAAATGACTTACAGTACAAAGTATGCTCTGGAGGCAACAGGGCTGTTTTCACTTGGCTCTCCTCTTCTAGGCTGTACAGTACATTATTTTTCTAGTATCAGCTTgtgaattgaaaattttttaaaagtctagagCACAACTTAACTGTCCTCTAAAGATGGAGAAAAATTGTTTCCGCccggtttcgaaccggggacctttCGCGTGTTAGGCGAACGTGATAACCACTACACTACGGAAACTAAACTTCCATATGCTGTTCTTGAAGTCTAGATATAGATACTCTACCTTGCAGTTCACTTGCTACTAAAGCTAATTAAGCAAAATTAATGTAaatttcaatagaaaaataaaaaagaaaaccggAAAAGGGAAAATAAGTATATGTCCAATTGAATAGTGCTACTATTTCAAAAGTTGGAATTTGcgtgaacttttttttaaaggccacGCCCCACCCCTCCGCTAGGTCCCCTTCCTTTACCGGAAAGAAGTGTTTACTACGTATCTTTTTCCAACATCGCGCTGTTGAGAGTTTCCGGGCTTCGCTAACCTGGAAGGGCGCACCCTCACGGATCCCAGTTACCTGACCCAGCAAGATGCGCATTAGCAAACCTCAACGCTGGAATTTAGCCAGAGAGAAAGCGACTCTTCTAAGCCCCTAGTGGAGAAACGTGTAAATAGCTTTTGAAtttccttctctgcttctgtAGACCAGAACTTCTAAATTGGGTACTAATTTTAAAATCTACAGGACGTGCAAAATTGAATGGGGAAACAAAACAGGCATCAAGATGCACTTTTTGGCACTCAAGGTATTGAAATGTTTTTAAGCCTGAGCTCATATGACTTAAGTAATACTTCTTTTCCTGCAAAGAGGCAGACACATTCTTAGGCCTAAAAACCCATAATTTTTCAGAATAACACTTAGCTTCCATATTACCTCCAGGAGATAACCTGATGAGActgctcaaataaataataaatagtgaGATTctataattttggttttgagtCCATTATGCTTACAAACCAACTAACTATTGCCCAGTATatagaaacaataataaaagtttttaaaactcaCTTTAAATCTAGcattcccttccccccacccccctcttttCAGAAGTTGATGAGGTTTCCAAAGCAGGCGCAACTGCCTCCCCTGCTGGGACAACTGCCTCCTGTCTAGTCTCTCCACCTTTCCAGTTTCAACATATTCCAGAGCATCCCCCAGGTCCCTGTTCAGACACTTAAGCAAAATTCCACGGTTTgggaaaataaaactgtttttatagCTCATTGAAGTATTAGAAAAAGCCACTTGTGAAGGGTTAGAGTGTATCTTTGGGGAGGAAAATCAGTTTTTCCTGATCATTGTATTCTGGGATTCCCGGGGTTAAGGAGTGAAGCCATGAGTGAGACCCAATGGCAAGCGCACGGCGCACGGAGAGTCTATGGGCATGGCTCCAGCCCCCCACCAGCTAGCAGGCCTCCAGCGCCTAGGGCCTCTGAGGGGCCTCTGTGATGCGGCGTTCCGGCCGACTGCTCCCGCGCATCACTGGAACCCTGGAAGGCCGCCCACGGGCTGCGCCCAGCACGTTCTGTTCTCCCCGCTGGGCCCGCAGGCACAGCAGCGGGAGCGTCCGTCCGCAGTATGAGCAAATACCAGCCTCCCGTGGTGATCGACAACGGCTCAGGAGTAATCAAGGCGGGCCTGGCTGGGGCTCGGGAGCCTCAGTTTATCTACCCGAACATTATCGGCCGTGCCAAAGGCCAGAGCTGGGCAGCCAAGGGCGATCCGGAGCTGTGTGTGGGTGATCAAGCGCAGGCGCGGAGAAGCGCGCTGTCCATCAGGTACCGCCTCTTTCTGGCAGGCAGGAcccacaggaagggaaggagggagagccaAGATGAAGTGcacaagggaagggaaggaagccagGAGAGTCTCAGCTAGCCGGCGTTATTGCAAGTGCCTAGGCCAGGCCACAAATCTCCGAGAATACCAAGCACTGAAGTAGTGAATATTACTTGCTCTCTGTATGTATAGAAATGTACTCAAATGTATAGTTATCATTCATAAAATACAAGTTCATTTAAGAACGTTACTTAACTCATGGTACATTTGTCATTTGGGTTATTTTCAATTAATTGATGGTAAAACAGAACTATTATGTGAATATTCCACACCACCCCCGCACCAACTTTTTTAAGTTACAAAGGGTCTTACAAAGTACATGAGGGGaacagaaagcaaaagaaatggCAGACGAAGGTAGTTGTTCTCCTTTTGCTGGTAGTTACCTTCTCTGAGAGGCTCTGGCAGTCACTGCCTGTAAAGGGATATTGGTGATAAACAAGGGGATTAGCCCAGGTTCAAAGAGTAGA
This region of Saccopteryx leptura isolate mSacLep1 chromosome 8, mSacLep1_pri_phased_curated, whole genome shotgun sequence genomic DNA includes:
- the MYNN gene encoding myoneurin isoform X2; the protein is MRETGGCCERALRTRVKFHSGIKMQYSHHCEHLLERLNKQREAGFLCDCTIVIGEFQFKAHRNVLASFSEYFGAIYRSTSENNVFLDQSQVKADGFKKLLEFIYTGTLNLDSWNVKEIHQAADYLKVEEVVTKCKIKMEDFAFIANPSSTEISSITGNIELNQQTCLLTLRDYNNREKSEMSTAVVQANSKQGALAKKTSQTKKKKAFNSQKTGQNKTVQYPSDILENASVELFLDANKLSTPVIEQVAQRNDNSELELTSVVENTFPAQDIVQTVTVKRKRGKSQPNCALKEHSMSNIDSVKNSYELESSGEELDQRYSKAKPMCNTCGKVFSEASSLRRHMRIHKGVKPYVCHLCGKAFTQCNQLKTHVRTHTGEKPYKCELCDKGFAQKCQLVFHSRMHHGEEKPYKCDVCNLQFATSSNLKIHARKHSGEKPYVCDRCGQRFAQASTLTYHVRRHTGEKPYVCDTCGKAFAVSSSLITHSRKHTGERPFICELCGNSYTDIKNLKKHKAKVHSGTDKILDSSMEDHPLSEQDSVQKSPLSETLDVKPSDMTLPLALPLETEDHHMLLPVTDNQSPTSDTLLRSTVNGYSEPQLIFLQQLY
- the MYNN gene encoding myoneurin isoform X3; this translates as MQYSHHCEHLLERLNKQREAGFLCDCTIVIGEFQFKAHRNVLASFSEYFGAIYRSTSENNVFLDQSQVKADGFKKLLEFIYTGTLNLDSWNVKEIHQAADYLKVEEVVTKCKIKMEDFAFIANPSSTEISSITGNIELNQQTCLLTLRDYNNREKSEMSTAVVQANSKQGALAKKTSQTKKKKAFNSQKTGQNKTVQYPSDILENASVELFLDANKLSTPVIEQVAQRNDNSELELTSVVENTFPAQDIVQTVTVKRKRGKSQPNCALKEHSMSNIDSVKNSYELESSGEELDQRYSKAKPMCNTCGKVFSEASSLRRHMRIHKGVKPYVCHLCGKAFTQCNQLKTHVRTHTGEKPYKCELCDKGFAQKCQLVFHSRMHHGEEKPYKCDVCNLQFATSSNLKIHARKHSGEKPYVCDRCGQRFAQASTLTYHVRRHTGEKPYVCDTCGKAFAVSSSLITHSRKHTGEKPYICGICGKSFISSGELNKHFRSHTGERPFICELCGNSYTDIKNLKKHKAKVHSGTDKILDSSMEDHPLSEQDSVQKSPLSETLDVKPSDMTLPLALPLETEDHHMLLPVTDNQSPTSDTLLRSTVNGYSEPQLIFLQQLY
- the MYNN gene encoding myoneurin isoform X1; translated protein: MRETGGCCERALRTRVKFHSGIKMQYSHHCEHLLERLNKQREAGFLCDCTIVIGEFQFKAHRNVLASFSEYFGAIYRSTSENNVFLDQSQVKADGFKKLLEFIYTGTLNLDSWNVKEIHQAADYLKVEEVVTKCKIKMEDFAFIANPSSTEISSITGNIELNQQTCLLTLRDYNNREKSEMSTAVVQANSKQGALAKKTSQTKKKKAFNSQKTGQNKTVQYPSDILENASVELFLDANKLSTPVIEQVAQRNDNSELELTSVVENTFPAQDIVQTVTVKRKRGKSQPNCALKEHSMSNIDSVKNSYELESSGEELDQRYSKAKPMCNTCGKVFSEASSLRRHMRIHKGVKPYVCHLCGKAFTQCNQLKTHVRTHTGEKPYKCELCDKGFAQKCQLVFHSRMHHGEEKPYKCDVCNLQFATSSNLKIHARKHSGEKPYVCDRCGQRFAQASTLTYHVRRHTGEKPYVCDTCGKAFAVSSSLITHSRKHTGEKPYICGICGKSFISSGELNKHFRSHTGERPFICELCGNSYTDIKNLKKHKAKVHSGTDKILDSSMEDHPLSEQDSVQKSPLSETLDVKPSDMTLPLALPLETEDHHMLLPVTDNQSPTSDTLLRSTVNGYSEPQLIFLQQLY